The proteins below are encoded in one region of Brassica napus cultivar Da-Ae chromosome A6, Da-Ae, whole genome shotgun sequence:
- the LOC106401818 gene encoding SEC14 cytosolic factor-like isoform X1, which yields MGIVSEEEAIDELQKLINQVEGPLKKTFERVHQGYLRENLSRFLKARDWNVSKAHTMVIYYISQTLHYLILSDCSTESCLICVIHFQLLDCLRWRVDSEIDSILSKPIVPSELYRDVRDSQLIGMSGYTREGLPVFAIGVGLSTFDKASVHYYVQSHIQINEYRDRVLLSSMSKKNGRPITTCVKVLDMTGLKLSALSQIKLVTIISTIDDLNYPEKTNTYYVVNAPYIFSACWKVVKPLLHERTTKKVHVLSGSGKDELLKIMDYTSLPHFCRRGSSGSSHHTQSVDCFSVDHPFHQQLYSYVKHHYETQGQGEPAKQGSFHVGFPEPGADGVQIVKTIESEMHNLENCNGLGKPVDDRTVSP from the exons ATGGGGATCGTGTCGGAAGAAGAAGCCATTGATGAACTCCAGAAGCTCATAAATCAAG TTGAGGGGCCACTGAAGAAAACATTTGAG AGAGTCCATCAGGGATACCTGAGGGAGAACTTGAGTCGTTTCCTGAAAGCACGTGACTGGAACGTGAGCAAAGCTCATACAATGGTAATCTACTACATCTCCCAAACACTTCATTATCTGATTTTGAGTGATTGTTCCACAGAGTCTTGTCTGATTTGTGTAATTCACTTTCAGCTGCTTGACTGTTTGCGTTGGAGGGTGGATAGTGAAATCGACAGTATCTTATCA AAACCCATTGTTCCTAGTGAGTTGTATAGGGACGTACGTGATTCTCAACTCATAGGAATGTCTGGTTACACAAGAGAG GGCTTGCCTGTGTTTGCTATTGGCGTTGGCCTTAGCACATTCGACAAAGCTTCA GTTCACTACTATGTCCAATCACACATCCAAATCAACGAATACAGAGACCGTGTACTACTG TCTTCTATGTCCAAGAAGAATGGGCGGCCAATCACCACCTGCGTCAAGGTTCTTGACATGACAGGGTTGAAACTTTCAGCGTTGAGCCAGATTAAG TTAGTGACAATCATATCAACCATAGATGATCTAAACTATCCAGAGAAGACAAACACTTACTATGTTGTCAACGCTCCATATATATTCTCCGCCTgttggaag GTTGTAAAACCTCTTTTACATGAGAGGACGACTAAAAAAGTTCATGTGTTATCCGGTTCCGGAAAGGATGAGTTGTTGAAG attatggactacaCATCCCTCCCACATTTCTGTAGAAGAGGAAGCTCTGGCTCATCTCACCATACTCAGAGTGTTGACTGTTTTTCTGTTGATCATCCCTTTCATCAACAGCTGTACAGCTATGTGAAGCACCATTACGAAACGCAGGGACAAGGTGAACCTGCAAAGCAAGGGTCGTTCCACGTGGGTTTTCCTGAGCCTGGAGCTGATGGTGTTCAGATAGTTAAAACCATTGAATCTGAAATGCACAACCTTGAGAACTGTAATGGTTTGGGGAAGCCCGTTGATGACAGAACAGTCAGTCCATGA
- the LOC106401818 gene encoding SEC14 cytosolic factor-like isoform X2, with translation MGIVSEEEAIDELQKLINQVEGPLKKTFERVHQGYLRENLSRFLKARDWNVSKAHTMLLDCLRWRVDSEIDSILSKPIVPSELYRDVRDSQLIGMSGYTREGLPVFAIGVGLSTFDKASVHYYVQSHIQINEYRDRVLLSSMSKKNGRPITTCVKVLDMTGLKLSALSQIKLVTIISTIDDLNYPEKTNTYYVVNAPYIFSACWKVVKPLLHERTTKKVHVLSGSGKDELLKIMDYTSLPHFCRRGSSGSSHHTQSVDCFSVDHPFHQQLYSYVKHHYETQGQGEPAKQGSFHVGFPEPGADGVQIVKTIESEMHNLENCNGLGKPVDDRTVSP, from the exons ATGGGGATCGTGTCGGAAGAAGAAGCCATTGATGAACTCCAGAAGCTCATAAATCAAG TTGAGGGGCCACTGAAGAAAACATTTGAG AGAGTCCATCAGGGATACCTGAGGGAGAACTTGAGTCGTTTCCTGAAAGCACGTGACTGGAACGTGAGCAAAGCTCATACAATG CTGCTTGACTGTTTGCGTTGGAGGGTGGATAGTGAAATCGACAGTATCTTATCA AAACCCATTGTTCCTAGTGAGTTGTATAGGGACGTACGTGATTCTCAACTCATAGGAATGTCTGGTTACACAAGAGAG GGCTTGCCTGTGTTTGCTATTGGCGTTGGCCTTAGCACATTCGACAAAGCTTCA GTTCACTACTATGTCCAATCACACATCCAAATCAACGAATACAGAGACCGTGTACTACTG TCTTCTATGTCCAAGAAGAATGGGCGGCCAATCACCACCTGCGTCAAGGTTCTTGACATGACAGGGTTGAAACTTTCAGCGTTGAGCCAGATTAAG TTAGTGACAATCATATCAACCATAGATGATCTAAACTATCCAGAGAAGACAAACACTTACTATGTTGTCAACGCTCCATATATATTCTCCGCCTgttggaag GTTGTAAAACCTCTTTTACATGAGAGGACGACTAAAAAAGTTCATGTGTTATCCGGTTCCGGAAAGGATGAGTTGTTGAAG attatggactacaCATCCCTCCCACATTTCTGTAGAAGAGGAAGCTCTGGCTCATCTCACCATACTCAGAGTGTTGACTGTTTTTCTGTTGATCATCCCTTTCATCAACAGCTGTACAGCTATGTGAAGCACCATTACGAAACGCAGGGACAAGGTGAACCTGCAAAGCAAGGGTCGTTCCACGTGGGTTTTCCTGAGCCTGGAGCTGATGGTGTTCAGATAGTTAAAACCATTGAATCTGAAATGCACAACCTTGAGAACTGTAATGGTTTGGGGAAGCCCGTTGATGACAGAACAGTCAGTCCATGA
- the LOC106401818 gene encoding phosphatidylinositol/phosphatidylcholine transfer protein SFH1-like isoform X3 — MVIYYISQTLHYLILSDCSTESCLICVIHFQLLDCLRWRVDSEIDSILSKPIVPSELYRDVRDSQLIGMSGYTREGLPVFAIGVGLSTFDKASVHYYVQSHIQINEYRDRVLLSSMSKKNGRPITTCVKVLDMTGLKLSALSQIKLVTIISTIDDLNYPEKTNTYYVVNAPYIFSACWKVVKPLLHERTTKKVHVLSGSGKDELLKIMDYTSLPHFCRRGSSGSSHHTQSVDCFSVDHPFHQQLYSYVKHHYETQGQGEPAKQGSFHVGFPEPGADGVQIVKTIESEMHNLENCNGLGKPVDDRTVSP, encoded by the exons ATGGTAATCTACTACATCTCCCAAACACTTCATTATCTGATTTTGAGTGATTGTTCCACAGAGTCTTGTCTGATTTGTGTAATTCACTTTCAGCTGCTTGACTGTTTGCGTTGGAGGGTGGATAGTGAAATCGACAGTATCTTATCA AAACCCATTGTTCCTAGTGAGTTGTATAGGGACGTACGTGATTCTCAACTCATAGGAATGTCTGGTTACACAAGAGAG GGCTTGCCTGTGTTTGCTATTGGCGTTGGCCTTAGCACATTCGACAAAGCTTCA GTTCACTACTATGTCCAATCACACATCCAAATCAACGAATACAGAGACCGTGTACTACTG TCTTCTATGTCCAAGAAGAATGGGCGGCCAATCACCACCTGCGTCAAGGTTCTTGACATGACAGGGTTGAAACTTTCAGCGTTGAGCCAGATTAAG TTAGTGACAATCATATCAACCATAGATGATCTAAACTATCCAGAGAAGACAAACACTTACTATGTTGTCAACGCTCCATATATATTCTCCGCCTgttggaag GTTGTAAAACCTCTTTTACATGAGAGGACGACTAAAAAAGTTCATGTGTTATCCGGTTCCGGAAAGGATGAGTTGTTGAAG attatggactacaCATCCCTCCCACATTTCTGTAGAAGAGGAAGCTCTGGCTCATCTCACCATACTCAGAGTGTTGACTGTTTTTCTGTTGATCATCCCTTTCATCAACAGCTGTACAGCTATGTGAAGCACCATTACGAAACGCAGGGACAAGGTGAACCTGCAAAGCAAGGGTCGTTCCACGTGGGTTTTCCTGAGCCTGGAGCTGATGGTGTTCAGATAGTTAAAACCATTGAATCTGAAATGCACAACCTTGAGAACTGTAATGGTTTGGGGAAGCCCGTTGATGACAGAACAGTCAGTCCATGA
- the LOC106401818 gene encoding phosphatidylinositol/phosphatidylcholine transfer protein SFH1-like isoform X4, with protein MLLDCLRWRVDSEIDSILSKPIVPSELYRDVRDSQLIGMSGYTREGLPVFAIGVGLSTFDKASVHYYVQSHIQINEYRDRVLLSSMSKKNGRPITTCVKVLDMTGLKLSALSQIKLVTIISTIDDLNYPEKTNTYYVVNAPYIFSACWKVVKPLLHERTTKKVHVLSGSGKDELLKIMDYTSLPHFCRRGSSGSSHHTQSVDCFSVDHPFHQQLYSYVKHHYETQGQGEPAKQGSFHVGFPEPGADGVQIVKTIESEMHNLENCNGLGKPVDDRTVSP; from the exons ATG CTGCTTGACTGTTTGCGTTGGAGGGTGGATAGTGAAATCGACAGTATCTTATCA AAACCCATTGTTCCTAGTGAGTTGTATAGGGACGTACGTGATTCTCAACTCATAGGAATGTCTGGTTACACAAGAGAG GGCTTGCCTGTGTTTGCTATTGGCGTTGGCCTTAGCACATTCGACAAAGCTTCA GTTCACTACTATGTCCAATCACACATCCAAATCAACGAATACAGAGACCGTGTACTACTG TCTTCTATGTCCAAGAAGAATGGGCGGCCAATCACCACCTGCGTCAAGGTTCTTGACATGACAGGGTTGAAACTTTCAGCGTTGAGCCAGATTAAG TTAGTGACAATCATATCAACCATAGATGATCTAAACTATCCAGAGAAGACAAACACTTACTATGTTGTCAACGCTCCATATATATTCTCCGCCTgttggaag GTTGTAAAACCTCTTTTACATGAGAGGACGACTAAAAAAGTTCATGTGTTATCCGGTTCCGGAAAGGATGAGTTGTTGAAG attatggactacaCATCCCTCCCACATTTCTGTAGAAGAGGAAGCTCTGGCTCATCTCACCATACTCAGAGTGTTGACTGTTTTTCTGTTGATCATCCCTTTCATCAACAGCTGTACAGCTATGTGAAGCACCATTACGAAACGCAGGGACAAGGTGAACCTGCAAAGCAAGGGTCGTTCCACGTGGGTTTTCCTGAGCCTGGAGCTGATGGTGTTCAGATAGTTAAAACCATTGAATCTGAAATGCACAACCTTGAGAACTGTAATGGTTTGGGGAAGCCCGTTGATGACAGAACAGTCAGTCCATGA
- the LOC106401817 gene encoding protein C2-DOMAIN ABA-RELATED 11-like, which yields MGEPLGLLQVTVIRGKKLVIRDFKSSDPYVIVKLGTESAKTKVINNCLNPVWDEELSFTLKDPAAVLSLEVFDKDRFKADDKMGHATLSLQPLISVARLRHIVRVSSGETTLRKVLPDSDNCVSRESTISCIDGEVVQSVWLKLCAVESGEIELKIKLIDRPGTK from the exons ATGGGCGAGCCGCTAGGACTGCTTCAGGTGACTGTTATTCGAGGAAAGAAACTGGTTATCAGAGACTTCAAGTCAAGTGATCCTTACGTGATTGTCAAACTGGGAACTGAG TCAGCCAAGACCAAAGTGATCAACAACTGCTTGAATCCTGTGTGGGATGAGGAACTGAGCTTTACACTCAAAGACCCTGCAGCAGTTCTCTCATTG GAAGTGTTTGATAAAGATAGGTTCAAGGCAGATGACAAGATGGGTCATGCCACTCTCAGCCTTCAACCGCTCATCTCAGTAGCCAGACTAAGGCATATAGTGCGTGTCTCCTCTGGCGAGACGACTCTTAGGAAAGTGTTGCCTGATTCTGACAACTGTGTATCTCGGGAGAGCACAATCAGTTGCATTGACGGAGAGGTGGTGCAGAGCGTGTGGCTGAAGCTGTGCGCTGTTGAATCGGGTGAGATTGAGTTGAAGATCAAGTTGATCGATCGTCCTGGAACAAAGTAG
- the LOC106399676 gene encoding putative recombination initiation defects 3 isoform X3, protein MKMNINKACDLKSISVFPPNLSRGSSIGPLEPQASRSQQSQQLRSQQSQQSFSQGPSSYSQRGCFSQRTQGSVDELVISDQRFSSQERDHSLKKVNCLPPISHRRDDSQLVAYRSSSGLQRRWSSDSVGESKSQLSEEFEQRFRVMETSLSKFGMMLDSIQSDIMQANRGTKEVLLITERIQQKLILQDTSLQQLIKEQANFKASLDGGVKSILEELSKDFSEEKLQSIILMLKAIPEQVESALQKMQRDIYHTFTRESQALSSLEMAEVIVQGPAAPQVKAKENLPEHRGPSAKVLNIMKKPEPIDRLPRAPQLTSKENFPEQRGAEAKRNAISNATPKRKQPSSRTVKTSLSPKIQVGGWKTVKPEQNTFKKSAARKQVKPEDTRTQFQQGCIVIDSDEDIDGGFSCMLNGNAKGAKFDWDAEKEAKRLLKMARRTKRKFGNPIIIN, encoded by the exons ATGAAAATGAATATCAACAAAGCCTGCGATCTGAAATCAATATCCGTGTTTCCTCCTAATCTAAG CAGGGGATCGAGTATTGGACCGTTGGAACCACAGGCATCGCGATCACAGCAGTCGCAGCAGCTTCGATCTCAGCAGTCACAGCAGTCGTTCTCGCAGGGACCTTCGTCTTACTCTCAGCGTGGTTGTTTTTCTCAGAGGACTCAGGGCTCGGTTGATGAACTCGTGATAAGCGATCAG AGATTTAGTTCCCAAGAACGAGATCACTCTTTGAAGAAGGTTAATTGCTTGCCCCCAATTAGTCATAGAAGAGATGATAGTCAGCTTGTTGCGTATAGATCTTCTAGCGGTCTTCAGAGAAGATGGAGTTCTGACTCAGTCGGAGAGTCTAAAT CTCAACTCAGTGAAGAATTTGAGCAACGGTTTAGGGTGATGGAAACTTCACTGAGCAAGTTTGGGATGATGTTGGATTCAATTCAGAGTGACATCATGCAAGCCAACAGAGGAACTAAAGAAGTATTACTTATAA CTGAACGCATACAGCAAAAGTTGATTCTCCAAGACACTTCACTTCAGCAGCTG ATAAAGGAACAAGCGAATTTTAAAGCTAGTCTTGATGGAGGTGTTAAATCGATATTGGAGGAACTAAGCAAAGATTTCAGTGAAGAGAAGCTACAAAGTATAATCCTGATGCTAAAGGCTATCCCAGAACAAGTAGAATCCGCTCTGCAGAAAATGCAAAGGGATATCTACCACACGTTCACCAGAGAGTCTCAG GCTTTGTCTAGTTTGGAGATGGCTGAGGTAATAGTTCAGGGTCCAGCAGCACCACAAGTGAAG GCTAAGGAAAACCTGCCTGAACATCGGGGTCCATCAGCGAAG GTTTTGAATATCATGAAGAAGCCTGAGCCAATAGATCGTCTTCCAAGAGCACCACAACTGACG TCAAAGGAAAACTTTCCTGAGCAGCGTGGAGCAGAAGCCAAG AGAAATGCCATTTCTAATGCTACACCGAAAAGGAAACAACCATCATCTAGAACCGTAAAGACATCTTTATCCCCAAAGATACAAGTTGGAGGCTGGAAGACAGTGAAACCAGAACAAAACACATTCAAGAAGAGCGCAGCAAGAAAGCAAGTAAAACCAGAAGACACTCGTACACAG TTTCAACAAGGTTGTATTGTGATAGACTCAGATGAAGATATAGACGGAGGCTTTTCATGTATGCTCAACGGGAACGCCAAAG GAGCTAAGTTCGATTGGGACGCAGAGAAAGAAGCAAAAAGGCTTCTGAAAATGGCGAGGAGAACAAAGAGGAAGTTCGGTAACCCCATCATAATTAACTGA
- the LOC106399676 gene encoding putative recombination initiation defects 3 isoform X1, protein MKMNINKACDLKSISVFPPNLSRGSSIGPLEPQASRSQQSQQLRSQQSQQSFSQGPSSYSQRGCFSQRTQGSVDELVISDQRFSSQERDHSLKKVNCLPPISHRRDDSQLVAYRSSSGLQRRWSSDSVGESKSQLSEEFEQRFRVMETSLSKFGMMLDSIQSDIMQANRGTKEVLLITERIQQKLILQDTSLQQLIKEQANFKASLDGGVKSILEELSKDFSEEKLQSIILMLKAIPEQVESALQKMQRDIYHTFTRESQALSSLEMAEVIVQGPAAPQVKAKENLPEHRGPSAKVLNIMKKPEPIDRLPRAPQLTQSKENFPEQRGAEAKRNAISNATPKRKQPSSRTVKTSLSPKIQVGGWKTVKPEQNTFKKSAARKQVKPEDTRTQFQQGCIVIDSDEDIDGGFSCMLNGNAKGAKFDWDAEKEAKRLLKMARRTKRKFGNPIIIN, encoded by the exons ATGAAAATGAATATCAACAAAGCCTGCGATCTGAAATCAATATCCGTGTTTCCTCCTAATCTAAG CAGGGGATCGAGTATTGGACCGTTGGAACCACAGGCATCGCGATCACAGCAGTCGCAGCAGCTTCGATCTCAGCAGTCACAGCAGTCGTTCTCGCAGGGACCTTCGTCTTACTCTCAGCGTGGTTGTTTTTCTCAGAGGACTCAGGGCTCGGTTGATGAACTCGTGATAAGCGATCAG AGATTTAGTTCCCAAGAACGAGATCACTCTTTGAAGAAGGTTAATTGCTTGCCCCCAATTAGTCATAGAAGAGATGATAGTCAGCTTGTTGCGTATAGATCTTCTAGCGGTCTTCAGAGAAGATGGAGTTCTGACTCAGTCGGAGAGTCTAAAT CTCAACTCAGTGAAGAATTTGAGCAACGGTTTAGGGTGATGGAAACTTCACTGAGCAAGTTTGGGATGATGTTGGATTCAATTCAGAGTGACATCATGCAAGCCAACAGAGGAACTAAAGAAGTATTACTTATAA CTGAACGCATACAGCAAAAGTTGATTCTCCAAGACACTTCACTTCAGCAGCTG ATAAAGGAACAAGCGAATTTTAAAGCTAGTCTTGATGGAGGTGTTAAATCGATATTGGAGGAACTAAGCAAAGATTTCAGTGAAGAGAAGCTACAAAGTATAATCCTGATGCTAAAGGCTATCCCAGAACAAGTAGAATCCGCTCTGCAGAAAATGCAAAGGGATATCTACCACACGTTCACCAGAGAGTCTCAG GCTTTGTCTAGTTTGGAGATGGCTGAGGTAATAGTTCAGGGTCCAGCAGCACCACAAGTGAAG GCTAAGGAAAACCTGCCTGAACATCGGGGTCCATCAGCGAAG GTTTTGAATATCATGAAGAAGCCTGAGCCAATAGATCGTCTTCCAAGAGCACCACAACTGACG CAGTCAAAGGAAAACTTTCCTGAGCAGCGTGGAGCAGAAGCCAAG AGAAATGCCATTTCTAATGCTACACCGAAAAGGAAACAACCATCATCTAGAACCGTAAAGACATCTTTATCCCCAAAGATACAAGTTGGAGGCTGGAAGACAGTGAAACCAGAACAAAACACATTCAAGAAGAGCGCAGCAAGAAAGCAAGTAAAACCAGAAGACACTCGTACACAG TTTCAACAAGGTTGTATTGTGATAGACTCAGATGAAGATATAGACGGAGGCTTTTCATGTATGCTCAACGGGAACGCCAAAG GAGCTAAGTTCGATTGGGACGCAGAGAAAGAAGCAAAAAGGCTTCTGAAAATGGCGAGGAGAACAAAGAGGAAGTTCGGTAACCCCATCATAATTAACTGA
- the LOC106399676 gene encoding putative recombination initiation defects 3 isoform X2: MKMNINKACDLKSISVFPPNLRGSSIGPLEPQASRSQQSQQLRSQQSQQSFSQGPSSYSQRGCFSQRTQGSVDELVISDQRFSSQERDHSLKKVNCLPPISHRRDDSQLVAYRSSSGLQRRWSSDSVGESKSQLSEEFEQRFRVMETSLSKFGMMLDSIQSDIMQANRGTKEVLLITERIQQKLILQDTSLQQLIKEQANFKASLDGGVKSILEELSKDFSEEKLQSIILMLKAIPEQVESALQKMQRDIYHTFTRESQALSSLEMAEVIVQGPAAPQVKAKENLPEHRGPSAKVLNIMKKPEPIDRLPRAPQLTQSKENFPEQRGAEAKRNAISNATPKRKQPSSRTVKTSLSPKIQVGGWKTVKPEQNTFKKSAARKQVKPEDTRTQFQQGCIVIDSDEDIDGGFSCMLNGNAKGAKFDWDAEKEAKRLLKMARRTKRKFGNPIIIN, from the exons ATGAAAATGAATATCAACAAAGCCTGCGATCTGAAATCAATATCCGTGTTTCCTCCTAATCTAAG GGGATCGAGTATTGGACCGTTGGAACCACAGGCATCGCGATCACAGCAGTCGCAGCAGCTTCGATCTCAGCAGTCACAGCAGTCGTTCTCGCAGGGACCTTCGTCTTACTCTCAGCGTGGTTGTTTTTCTCAGAGGACTCAGGGCTCGGTTGATGAACTCGTGATAAGCGATCAG AGATTTAGTTCCCAAGAACGAGATCACTCTTTGAAGAAGGTTAATTGCTTGCCCCCAATTAGTCATAGAAGAGATGATAGTCAGCTTGTTGCGTATAGATCTTCTAGCGGTCTTCAGAGAAGATGGAGTTCTGACTCAGTCGGAGAGTCTAAAT CTCAACTCAGTGAAGAATTTGAGCAACGGTTTAGGGTGATGGAAACTTCACTGAGCAAGTTTGGGATGATGTTGGATTCAATTCAGAGTGACATCATGCAAGCCAACAGAGGAACTAAAGAAGTATTACTTATAA CTGAACGCATACAGCAAAAGTTGATTCTCCAAGACACTTCACTTCAGCAGCTG ATAAAGGAACAAGCGAATTTTAAAGCTAGTCTTGATGGAGGTGTTAAATCGATATTGGAGGAACTAAGCAAAGATTTCAGTGAAGAGAAGCTACAAAGTATAATCCTGATGCTAAAGGCTATCCCAGAACAAGTAGAATCCGCTCTGCAGAAAATGCAAAGGGATATCTACCACACGTTCACCAGAGAGTCTCAG GCTTTGTCTAGTTTGGAGATGGCTGAGGTAATAGTTCAGGGTCCAGCAGCACCACAAGTGAAG GCTAAGGAAAACCTGCCTGAACATCGGGGTCCATCAGCGAAG GTTTTGAATATCATGAAGAAGCCTGAGCCAATAGATCGTCTTCCAAGAGCACCACAACTGACG CAGTCAAAGGAAAACTTTCCTGAGCAGCGTGGAGCAGAAGCCAAG AGAAATGCCATTTCTAATGCTACACCGAAAAGGAAACAACCATCATCTAGAACCGTAAAGACATCTTTATCCCCAAAGATACAAGTTGGAGGCTGGAAGACAGTGAAACCAGAACAAAACACATTCAAGAAGAGCGCAGCAAGAAAGCAAGTAAAACCAGAAGACACTCGTACACAG TTTCAACAAGGTTGTATTGTGATAGACTCAGATGAAGATATAGACGGAGGCTTTTCATGTATGCTCAACGGGAACGCCAAAG GAGCTAAGTTCGATTGGGACGCAGAGAAAGAAGCAAAAAGGCTTCTGAAAATGGCGAGGAGAACAAAGAGGAAGTTCGGTAACCCCATCATAATTAACTGA